The Chryseobacterium geocarposphaerae genome window below encodes:
- a CDS encoding tetratricopeptide repeat protein — MKKLILGMAIVASSFAFGQKEDVNAKLQAANKTAMDAYNSKNYTVAAPKFMEVYELLKSNGQDDKTYMYYAGLSYALANSLDPAIKIYTDLINSGYTGVQTTYSAKDKKTGEVVPLDKNTWELMKKNPDYSDFKTEQTKSVEPDLYETLSTLLLNAKKNDEALAIIEKGLAKYPNNAKLKEYQGTALYASGNTDKFMQNLKEQLAKNPNDGTNWYNLGVLQSKNPATKNDAFESFKKAIGLASNDPKLLGNAYQNLVYTTIGDDDAAVKEINALRKTKPDDATKLIEARRARFDQALPHAESWYKAQPENLDAISTLKDIYSITKNQAKYNEMKAKEAEIQAKQPAK; from the coding sequence ATGAAGAAACTAATTTTAGGTATGGCTATCGTTGCGTCTTCTTTTGCATTTGGACAGAAAGAGGATGTAAATGCAAAGCTGCAGGCTGCTAATAAAACGGCAATGGATGCATATAATTCTAAAAATTATACTGTTGCAGCACCAAAATTTATGGAAGTGTATGAGCTTTTGAAAAGTAACGGACAGGATGATAAGACTTATATGTATTATGCTGGTCTTAGTTATGCATTAGCAAACAGTTTAGATCCTGCAATAAAAATTTATACCGACTTAATTAACTCAGGATATACTGGTGTTCAGACGACTTATTCGGCAAAAGATAAAAAAACAGGAGAGGTTGTTCCTTTGGATAAAAATACCTGGGAATTAATGAAAAAAAATCCTGATTATTCTGATTTTAAAACAGAGCAGACTAAAAGCGTAGAACCGGATCTATATGAAACTTTATCAACATTATTACTAAATGCTAAGAAAAATGATGAAGCTTTGGCAATCATTGAAAAAGGACTGGCAAAATATCCTAATAATGCTAAATTAAAGGAATATCAGGGAACAGCATTATATGCATCAGGAAATACAGATAAATTTATGCAAAACCTAAAAGAGCAGTTGGCTAAAAATCCTAATGATGGCACAAACTGGTATAATTTAGGAGTTTTGCAATCTAAAAATCCAGCTACTAAAAATGATGCTTTTGAATCATTTAAAAAAGCAATTGGACTTGCCTCTAACGATCCTAAATTACTAGGTAATGCATATCAGAATTTAGTATATACAACGATTGGAGATGATGATGCAGCAGTAAAAGAAATTAACGCATTGAGAAAAACTAAGCCGGATGATGCAACTAAGTTGATTGAAGCCAGAAGAGCTAGATTTGATCAGGCGTTACCTCATGCTGAAAGCTGGTATAAAGCTCAACCTGAAAATTTAGATGCTATCTCTACACTAAAAGATATTTACAGTATCACTAAGAATCAGGCTAAGTATAATGAAATGAAAGCCAAAGAAGCTGAAATTCAAGCAAAACAACCTGCTAAATAA
- the gyrA gene encoding DNA gyrase subunit A: MQKEGERLIPINIVDEMKSSYIDYSMSVIVSRALPDVRDGLKPVHRRVLYGMYGLGVFSNRKYLKSARIVGDVLGKYHPHGDSSVYDAMVRMAQDWSLRYPQVDGQGNFGSMDGDPPAAMRYTEARLKKISDEVLSDLDKETVDFQNNFDDSLQEPTVLPSKIPNLLVNGTSGIAVGMATNMAPHNLTESVNAICAYIDNKEITIDELMQHIIAPDFPTGGIIYGYDGVRDAFHTGRGRVVLRAKVAFEEIGNRNAIIVNEVPYQVNKAEMIARTAELVKEEKIPGIYEIRDESDRRGLRIVYELKNDAIPNVVLNLLYKYTALQTSFSVNNIALVHGRPEQLNLKDIIHHFVEHRHEVIVRRTQFELKKAKERAHILEGFMKVIGTQDSLDRAISIIRHSANPQAAKEGLIEAFELSEIQAQAILDLRLARLTGMELDKIRDEYDAIMKEIADLEDILANEPRRFQIIKDELIEIKEKYGDERRTEIDYSGGEMSIEDIIPNESVVLTISHAGYIKRTSLSEYKIQSRGGVGNKAATTRDSDFLEYIVSATNHQYMLFFTEKGRCYWLRVFEIPEGSKTAKGRAVQNLINIEPDDKIKAYIRTNNLKDSEYVNQMSVVMVTKNGTIKKTSLEAYSRPRVNGVNAIEIRDNDQLLGAYLTNGSSQIMIATKNGKCIRFPEEKVREVGRGSIGVRGIAMEDDDEAIGMIVVNDVEKETVLVVSEKGYGKRTAVEDYRITNRGGKGVITLNITEKTGNLIAIQNVTDEDGLMIINKSGVAIRMGMDEMRVMGRNTQGVRLINLKKNDEIAAIAKVEMDKDVEEDSEENEEGIETVADNQENNTEVPQVENENTTEETENSDSEE, translated from the coding sequence ATGCAAAAAGAAGGAGAAAGACTGATTCCTATCAACATTGTTGATGAAATGAAGTCGTCTTATATCGATTATTCGATGTCGGTTATCGTTTCAAGAGCGTTACCAGACGTAAGAGACGGCTTGAAGCCCGTTCATAGAAGAGTACTTTACGGTATGTATGGATTAGGGGTTTTTTCTAATCGAAAATATTTAAAATCTGCGAGAATTGTTGGGGATGTTTTGGGTAAATATCACCCGCATGGAGACTCTTCTGTATATGATGCTATGGTGAGAATGGCTCAGGACTGGAGCTTGCGTTATCCTCAGGTAGATGGGCAAGGTAACTTTGGTTCTATGGATGGTGACCCACCGGCAGCAATGCGTTACACCGAAGCAAGATTGAAGAAAATCTCAGATGAGGTTCTTTCAGACTTAGACAAAGAAACGGTAGATTTTCAGAATAACTTCGACGACAGTTTACAGGAACCGACAGTTTTACCTTCAAAAATTCCTAACCTTTTAGTTAACGGAACTTCCGGTATTGCGGTAGGGATGGCAACAAATATGGCTCCTCATAACTTGACGGAGTCTGTGAATGCAATCTGTGCCTATATCGATAATAAAGAAATTACCATCGATGAACTAATGCAGCATATCATCGCTCCGGATTTTCCTACAGGTGGGATTATCTATGGTTATGATGGTGTAAGGGATGCTTTCCATACAGGTAGAGGTAGAGTAGTTCTTAGAGCTAAAGTTGCCTTCGAGGAAATCGGAAACAGAAATGCAATTATCGTCAACGAGGTTCCTTATCAGGTGAACAAGGCGGAAATGATTGCAAGAACAGCAGAACTCGTTAAAGAAGAAAAAATTCCAGGAATTTATGAAATCAGAGATGAGTCAGACAGAAGAGGTCTTCGTATTGTTTATGAGCTGAAAAATGATGCGATTCCAAATGTTGTTTTAAACTTATTATATAAATATACTGCGCTTCAGACTTCTTTCAGTGTTAATAATATTGCGTTGGTTCATGGTAGACCGGAGCAATTAAACCTAAAAGATATCATTCACCACTTTGTGGAGCACAGACATGAAGTTATCGTAAGAAGAACTCAGTTCGAGCTTAAAAAAGCAAAAGAAAGAGCTCATATCTTGGAAGGTTTCATGAAAGTGATCGGAACTCAGGATTCTCTGGACAGAGCAATTTCAATTATCCGTCACTCTGCAAATCCACAAGCTGCAAAAGAAGGATTGATAGAAGCATTTGAGCTTTCTGAAATTCAGGCTCAGGCGATTCTGGATTTACGTCTTGCCCGTTTAACAGGAATGGAGCTTGATAAGATCCGTGATGAATATGATGCAATTATGAAAGAAATTGCTGATTTGGAGGATATTTTAGCAAATGAGCCGAGAAGATTCCAGATCATTAAGGATGAATTAATTGAAATCAAAGAAAAATACGGCGACGAAAGAAGAACTGAAATCGACTATTCAGGAGGTGAAATGTCTATCGAGGATATTATTCCGAATGAATCTGTAGTTCTTACCATTTCTCACGCTGGTTATATTAAGAGAACTTCTCTTTCTGAATATAAAATTCAAAGTAGAGGTGGCGTAGGAAACAAAGCTGCAACAACAAGAGATTCTGACTTCTTAGAATACATTGTTTCTGCGACAAACCACCAGTACATGTTGTTCTTTACTGAAAAAGGAAGATGTTATTGGTTAAGAGTATTTGAAATTCCTGAAGGTTCTAAAACGGCTAAAGGAAGGGCGGTACAAAACTTAATCAATATCGAGCCGGATGACAAGATCAAAGCTTATATCAGAACCAACAACTTAAAAGACTCTGAATATGTTAATCAAATGAGTGTTGTGATGGTTACTAAAAACGGAACCATTAAGAAAACGTCGCTTGAAGCTTATTCTAGACCAAGAGTAAATGGGGTAAATGCTATCGAAATTAGAGATAATGACCAATTGTTAGGTGCTTATTTAACAAATGGAAGCTCTCAGATTATGATCGCTACTAAAAATGGTAAATGTATCCGTTTCCCTGAAGAAAAAGTAAGAGAAGTTGGTAGAGGATCTATCGGTGTTCGTGGGATTGCCATGGAAGATGATGATGAAGCAATTGGTATGATTGTTGTGAATGATGTGGAGAAAGAAACGGTTCTTGTAGTATCTGAAAAAGGATACGGAAAGAGAACAGCCGTTGAAGATTACAGAATTACCAACAGAGGAGGAAAAGGAGTTATTACTCTGAACATTACTGAAAAAACAGGAAATCTGATTGCTATTCAAAACGTAACAGACGAAGACGGATTGATGATTATCAACAAATCCGGTGTTGCTATCAGAATGGGAATGGATGAAATGAGGGTAATGGGTAGAAATACACAAGGAGTAAGATTGATCAACCTTAAGAAAAATGACGAAATTGCAGCCATTGCAAAAGTAGAAATGGATAAAGATGTAGAAGAAGATTCTGAAGAAAATGAAGAAGGAATAGAAACTGTAGCTGATAACCAGGAAAACAATACAGAAGTTCCTCAGGTAGAAAACGAAAATACTACGGAGGAAACTGAGAATTCTGATTCGGAGGAATAA
- a CDS encoding DUF4286 family protein, which yields MSILSITFHCPKTHLEEWENYIDETLVLMTENLMDVNKYILSDVHSDYIEEGKNYNLLLLFDNDELRDDFVKSELENIAERIEARFGQEVMIFNTFLNPKKSRL from the coding sequence ATGAGCATACTGAGTATAACTTTCCACTGCCCTAAAACTCATCTTGAGGAATGGGAAAATTATATTGATGAAACCTTGGTTTTAATGACGGAAAATTTAATGGATGTCAATAAATATATCCTTTCTGATGTACACAGTGATTACATTGAGGAGGGAAAAAATTATAATCTTCTTTTACTATTTGACAATGATGAATTAAGAGATGATTTCGTGAAAAGTGAATTGGAAAACATTGCCGAAAGAATAGAAGCCAGATTCGGACAGGAAGTAATGATCTTCAATACTTTTCTCAACCCTAAAAAATCGAGACTTTAA
- a CDS encoding GNAT family N-acetyltransferase produces MNYELREMLPGDEARVLEIFQQGVNGGMATFETTVPTAEAWNMDYFNDCRWVLENETSEVVGWCALKPVSKREVYKGVAEVSIYFDNDYQGKGLGSVLLKKMILDSENHGFWTLQANIFSENEASLRFHQKNGFRTVGIRKKIGRLNGEWKDVIMLERRSENIF; encoded by the coding sequence ATGAACTATGAATTAAGAGAGATGCTTCCCGGTGACGAAGCAAGAGTGTTGGAAATATTTCAGCAGGGAGTAAATGGCGGAATGGCTACTTTTGAAACTACAGTTCCTACCGCAGAAGCTTGGAATATGGATTATTTCAATGATTGCCGTTGGGTGCTGGAAAATGAAACCAGTGAAGTTGTAGGCTGGTGCGCCTTAAAACCAGTCAGTAAAAGAGAAGTTTACAAGGGAGTCGCGGAAGTCAGTATTTATTTCGATAATGATTATCAAGGTAAAGGCTTAGGCTCAGTTTTGCTAAAGAAAATGATTTTGGATAGTGAAAACCATGGATTCTGGACTTTACAGGCTAATATCTTCTCTGAAAATGAGGCATCTTTAAGATTTCATCAAAAAAACGGTTTTCGTACAGTAGGGATAAGAAAAAAAATTGGTAGACTAAATGGAGAGTGGAAAGATGTAATCATGCTTGAAAGAAGAAGCGAAAATATTTTTTAA
- a CDS encoding DUF421 domain-containing protein, with protein MNPILDVVIRSLCVYLFMVVAIRLFGKNQLSQLNAGDVVLLLLISNAVQNAMVGPDTSLQGGLVAALVLFAANFILKRLMFRHPSFKTFMEEDPVILIKDGVVIQKALDEVKITEDELEEAIREHGVNGIKNVKLSILEVDGNISVISEDEKDKQTHYSRIKRKNKRKYH; from the coding sequence GTGAATCCCATTTTAGATGTCGTTATCCGTTCGCTTTGCGTTTACCTTTTCATGGTAGTCGCTATCCGTTTGTTTGGTAAAAACCAGCTTTCACAACTTAATGCAGGAGATGTCGTCTTACTTCTGTTAATTTCCAATGCGGTACAAAATGCAATGGTAGGACCGGATACTTCTTTACAGGGCGGATTGGTTGCAGCTCTTGTGCTTTTTGCGGCTAATTTTATTTTAAAGAGATTAATGTTCAGGCATCCTTCATTTAAAACCTTTATGGAAGAAGACCCCGTGATTTTGATAAAAGATGGAGTGGTAATTCAGAAAGCTTTAGATGAGGTTAAGATCACAGAAGATGAATTGGAAGAAGCAATCAGGGAACATGGGGTTAACGGGATAAAAAATGTAAAACTATCCATATTGGAAGTAGATGGGAATATCAGTGTAATTTCCGAAGACGAAAAAGACAAGCAAACTCATTATTCCAGAATCAAAAGAAAAAATAAACGTAAATATCATTAA
- a CDS encoding bacteriocin-like protein, giving the protein MKNLKKLTKTELKSVYGGEPKQYCVYCERLNKTVCSTVPIGQCP; this is encoded by the coding sequence ATGAAAAATTTAAAGAAACTAACAAAAACAGAACTAAAATCTGTGTACGGAGGAGAACCGAAACAATACTGTGTTTATTGCGAGAGACTGAATAAAACAGTTTGCAGCACAGTTCCAATCGGGCAATGTCCTTAA
- the uvrA gene encoding excinuclease ABC subunit UvrA has translation MSKSTEYIEVYGAREHNLKNINVKIPRNELVVITGLSGSGKSSLAFDTIFAEGQRRYIETFSAYARQFLGGLERPDVDKIEGLSPVIAIEQKTTNKNPRSTVGTVTELYDFLRLLFARVSDAYSQTTGKKLVSYTEDQILDTIKENYKGEKIMLMAPVVRARKGHYHELFVQMAKKGYGQARIDGELTDIEYDLKLDRYKTHDIDIVIDRWIIGESASENRMEKSLRTAMEMGEGLIGIQKLGSTEIEYFSKNLMDAETGHSLALPEPNTFSFNSPKGSCPSCKGLGTIKKINTDYFVENPKLSINQGGLLPLEDIKSNKWVVSQIKNILEIFGLGLTTPFQDIPEEALDYIYNGCHKEFNKDLKYAGITKKIKISFDGLIPFMEEIIEERESYEAILLERHFTTEETCPECKGTRLQPSSLSFKIDGKNIAEVNALSLSDLKEWLADVKDKFSEKNAIIAHEILKEIETRLQFLLDVGLDYLSLSRSSKTLSGGESQRIRLATQIGSQLVNVLYILDEPSIGLHQRDNERLINSLKNLRDIGNSVLVVEHDKDMILEADEVLDIGPRAGKFGGEILWQGKPKDLLKADTITAQYINGKRKIEIPSERRKGNGKNIVLKGATGNNLKNVTLDIPLGKLVVVSGISGSGKSSLINGTLYPILNKHFYRAVQEPLPYKKIEGLEHIDKIVDVDQTPIGRTPRSNPATYTGMFTDIRNLFAELPESKIRGYKPGRFSFNVKGGRCETCQGGGLKVIEMNFLPDVYVHCETCNGKRFNRETLEVRYKGKSISDVLDMTIDEAVEFFQPIPKIFTKVKTLQDVGLGYITLGQQSTTLSGGEAQRIKLATELAKRQTGNTLYILDEPTTGLHFEDVKILMDAINQLVELGNSFIIIEHNMDVIKLADHIIDVGPEGGKHGGQIVAQGTPEEIVKSKKSLTGKFLKRELE, from the coding sequence ATGAGTAAATCAACAGAATATATAGAAGTTTACGGCGCACGAGAGCATAATCTTAAAAACATTAATGTAAAAATTCCGCGTAACGAACTGGTAGTAATTACCGGGCTTTCGGGAAGCGGAAAATCTTCATTGGCTTTTGATACGATCTTTGCAGAAGGTCAGCGTCGTTATATCGAAACATTTTCTGCCTATGCAAGACAATTTCTAGGAGGTCTGGAACGTCCGGATGTTGATAAGATCGAAGGATTATCCCCAGTTATTGCTATTGAACAGAAAACAACCAATAAAAATCCACGCTCAACGGTAGGAACCGTTACAGAATTATACGACTTCCTGCGTCTTTTGTTTGCCAGAGTTTCAGATGCCTATTCACAGACCACGGGAAAGAAGCTGGTAAGCTACACGGAAGATCAGATTCTTGATACGATCAAGGAAAACTATAAAGGCGAAAAGATCATGTTGATGGCTCCTGTTGTAAGAGCCAGAAAAGGACATTATCACGAACTTTTCGTACAAATGGCCAAGAAAGGGTATGGACAGGCAAGAATTGATGGAGAACTGACGGATATTGAATATGATTTAAAGCTTGACCGATATAAAACTCACGACATTGACATTGTAATAGACCGCTGGATTATTGGAGAATCAGCTTCTGAAAACAGAATGGAAAAATCGTTGCGTACAGCAATGGAAATGGGAGAAGGGCTGATCGGAATTCAAAAACTTGGAAGTACGGAAATTGAATATTTCTCTAAAAACCTAATGGATGCAGAAACAGGACATTCACTAGCTCTTCCGGAACCGAATACCTTTTCTTTTAACTCTCCGAAAGGAAGCTGCCCAAGCTGTAAAGGATTGGGAACCATCAAAAAGATCAATACCGATTATTTTGTTGAAAATCCGAAATTATCGATTAATCAAGGAGGTTTATTGCCTTTGGAAGATATTAAGTCTAACAAATGGGTTGTTTCCCAGATCAAAAATATTCTTGAAATTTTCGGTTTGGGTCTTACTACGCCATTTCAGGACATTCCCGAGGAAGCATTGGATTATATCTATAACGGCTGTCATAAAGAGTTTAATAAAGACCTCAAATACGCAGGAATTACTAAGAAGATCAAGATCAGTTTTGATGGATTGATTCCTTTTATGGAAGAGATTATTGAAGAAAGAGAATCTTACGAAGCCATTTTGCTGGAAAGACATTTTACGACGGAAGAAACCTGCCCCGAATGCAAAGGAACCCGCCTTCAGCCTTCAAGTTTAAGCTTTAAAATTGACGGAAAAAATATTGCAGAAGTCAATGCCTTAAGTTTATCAGACTTAAAAGAATGGTTAGCCGATGTTAAAGATAAATTCTCTGAGAAAAATGCCATTATTGCTCATGAAATTTTAAAAGAAATTGAAACCAGACTCCAGTTTTTATTGGATGTTGGTCTTGATTATTTAAGTCTGAGCAGGAGTTCGAAAACCCTTTCAGGAGGGGAATCTCAAAGAATCCGTCTGGCAACACAGATTGGCTCTCAATTGGTGAATGTTTTATATATTTTGGATGAACCAAGTATCGGATTGCATCAGAGAGATAACGAAAGACTGATTAATTCATTAAAGAATCTTCGTGATATCGGAAACTCTGTATTGGTGGTAGAACATGATAAAGACATGATTCTGGAAGCTGATGAGGTATTGGATATTGGTCCGAGAGCCGGAAAATTCGGAGGAGAGATTCTTTGGCAGGGGAAACCAAAAGATTTGCTGAAAGCCGATACCATTACTGCTCAATACATTAACGGAAAAAGAAAAATTGAAATTCCTTCGGAAAGGCGTAAAGGAAACGGTAAAAATATTGTATTAAAAGGAGCAACAGGAAACAACCTTAAAAATGTTACGCTGGATATTCCTTTGGGAAAACTGGTTGTTGTTTCAGGGATTTCAGGAAGTGGAAAATCTTCTTTGATCAACGGAACTTTGTACCCGATTCTAAACAAACATTTTTACAGAGCAGTTCAGGAACCTTTGCCATACAAAAAAATCGAAGGCCTTGAGCACATTGATAAAATCGTAGATGTAGACCAGACTCCGATCGGAAGAACACCGCGTTCGAATCCTGCAACGTACACAGGAATGTTTACAGATATCAGAAATCTTTTTGCAGAATTGCCTGAATCTAAAATCCGTGGTTACAAACCTGGAAGATTCTCTTTCAATGTGAAAGGCGGAAGATGCGAAACTTGTCAGGGAGGCGGTTTGAAGGTGATTGAAATGAATTTCTTACCCGATGTTTACGTTCATTGTGAGACTTGCAACGGAAAGCGTTTTAACAGGGAAACACTGGAAGTCCGTTACAAAGGAAAATCAATTTCCGATGTGCTAGATATGACAATCGATGAAGCGGTAGAATTTTTCCAGCCGATTCCTAAGATCTTTACGAAAGTGAAAACATTGCAGGATGTAGGTTTAGGCTATATTACCTTAGGACAGCAATCAACAACACTTTCGGGAGGGGAAGCTCAACGTATCAAGTTGGCAACAGAATTGGCAAAAAGACAAACGGGAAATACCTTATATATTCTTGATGAGCCGACAACGGGACTTCATTTTGAAGATGTAAAAATTCTGATGGATGCCATTAATCAGTTGGTGGAATTAGGAAACTCTTTCATTATTATTGAACATAATATGGATGTTATTAAACTGGCCGATCATATTATTGACGTAGGTCCGGAAGGAGGAAAACACGGTGGACAGATTGTTGCGCAGGGAACTCCGGAAGAAATCGTAAAATCGAAGAAGAGTTTAACAGGGAAGTTTTTGAAAAGGGAATTAGAATAA
- a CDS encoding type VI secretion system baseplate subunit TssF: MNLDQNIYSKESVKARMLQNATKVWGLKSPQSLDPFVKLLIDAFSTEIFKANNEIQTVNARILEKLAKLLTPSIYTHPVPAHAVAFTNPTESTEVLLEHTEFFFRKQMISTVKSESDKQINIPFTPVGNVRINKAQTAVMFVGNTCYGIDDRLNKVPIARFQGRPEDYRKITIGINVSKYSSEKFPKNLSIYCSNPAFEHIDFVYKLLPYITVTSNNNPLFVREGLTYLKNNEADGYEQMFKEQSIRNKIVEDVKSIYHHKFIEVKGLSESLFTEAGKLPENLDFLDYKEEINKYIEGKKFLWLTFEFPPQFSAEILDNFSFVLNAFPIYNRGWKKTEYSLDIMGNNIPLVTDDGEHFLYVDEVQDGDGRRYTEIPFTPSDDLKKGLYTVRKGGMERFSNRNAVDMIASVLELTRDEIAAFSLLNRDNVKGILSEMSDRMKSMIQKVNNAKRNIKQELNYVIMEPVDKTDHTYASFWVTHSTLANHMRPGTELSNQLKSQMLVLLTETIGGAEEQKGTDSIQAYKYALTTRDKIISLEDVKNYCRMVLKDELKEVRVTRGTMISSKPKEGFVRTVEVEIIPQNYSFYGRMYWENMANMLRNRIISKAIDGIEYLVKVSNEDSDFGDY; encoded by the coding sequence ATGAATTTAGATCAGAATATATATTCCAAAGAATCAGTAAAAGCAAGAATGCTGCAGAATGCCACGAAAGTCTGGGGATTGAAAAGCCCGCAGTCTTTAGATCCTTTTGTAAAATTATTAATTGATGCATTCAGCACTGAAATTTTTAAAGCCAACAACGAAATACAGACGGTAAATGCCCGAATTTTAGAAAAGCTGGCAAAACTTCTTACTCCGTCTATTTATACCCATCCGGTTCCTGCTCATGCAGTTGCCTTTACAAATCCTACGGAATCTACTGAAGTATTGTTGGAACATACAGAATTCTTCTTTAGAAAACAGATGATTTCTACGGTAAAATCGGAGTCTGATAAGCAGATTAATATTCCTTTTACTCCGGTAGGAAATGTAAGGATTAATAAAGCACAAACTGCTGTCATGTTTGTAGGAAATACCTGTTATGGAATTGATGACAGGCTTAATAAGGTTCCGATTGCAAGATTTCAGGGAAGGCCGGAAGATTACAGGAAGATCACCATAGGGATTAATGTATCAAAATACAGCAGTGAGAAATTTCCAAAGAATCTAAGTATTTATTGCTCAAATCCCGCTTTTGAACATATCGATTTCGTATATAAGCTCCTGCCATATATTACCGTAACAAGTAACAACAATCCGTTGTTTGTTCGGGAAGGATTGACTTATCTGAAAAATAACGAAGCGGATGGCTATGAACAAATGTTCAAAGAACAGTCTATCCGAAATAAAATTGTAGAAGATGTTAAAAGTATTTATCATCATAAATTTATAGAAGTAAAAGGGCTTTCGGAAAGCTTATTTACTGAAGCTGGAAAACTTCCTGAAAATTTGGACTTCCTGGACTATAAAGAAGAAATCAACAAATATATCGAAGGAAAAAAGTTCTTATGGCTTACTTTTGAATTTCCGCCACAGTTCTCCGCTGAGATCTTAGATAACTTTTCGTTCGTACTCAATGCATTTCCAATCTATAACAGAGGTTGGAAGAAAACGGAATACAGCCTCGATATTATGGGGAATAATATTCCTTTAGTGACGGATGATGGAGAACATTTCCTGTATGTAGATGAAGTTCAGGATGGTGACGGAAGAAGATATACAGAAATTCCGTTTACGCCAAGCGATGATCTGAAGAAAGGCCTTTACACTGTTAGAAAAGGAGGAATGGAGCGTTTTTCCAACAGAAATGCAGTCGATATGATTGCAAGTGTACTGGAGCTTACCAGAGACGAAATTGCAGCTTTTTCATTATTGAACAGAGATAATGTAAAAGGTATTCTGAGTGAAATGTCGGACAGAATGAAGTCTATGATCCAAAAAGTAAATAATGCTAAAAGAAATATTAAACAAGAGCTTAACTACGTTATCATGGAGCCTGTTGATAAAACAGATCATACCTATGCTTCGTTTTGGGTAACACATTCTACTTTGGCCAATCATATGCGTCCCGGAACGGAACTTTCCAATCAGTTAAAATCTCAGATGCTGGTTCTCCTTACCGAAACCATAGGAGGAGCAGAAGAGCAAAAAGGAACAGATAGTATTCAGGCCTATAAATATGCTCTGACAACCAGGGATAAAATCATTTCTCTGGAAGATGTAAAAAACTATTGCAGAATGGTACTGAAAGATGAGTTGAAAGAAGTACGGGTGACACGGGGAACAATGATCAGCAGTAAACCTAAAGAAGGCTTTGTACGTACGGTGGAAGTAGAGATCATTCCTCAGAACTATTCATTTTACGGAAGAATGTATTGGGAAAATATGGCCAATATGCTTAGAAACCGTATTATTTCAAAAGCAATAGACGGAATAGAATATTTGGTGAAAGTAAGCAATGAAGATTCTGATTTTGGAGATTATTAA
- a CDS encoding GPW/gp25 family protein, with protein sequence MDTPNYRMPFVPSTLMTEGGSIDTCDMGESIAHNIMLLITTKKGENRYDENYGNDVWNLEFDNGVTSAVWENVFIKSLKRQIQDYEPRIVQPQIEAHIQFVEHNYDTKEHTEIKKKVKIAINAKMEMTGERFSFSTELFLSPMSID encoded by the coding sequence ATGGACACACCAAATTACAGAATGCCTTTTGTTCCATCAACATTAATGACGGAAGGAGGAAGTATTGATACCTGCGATATGGGCGAAAGTATTGCCCATAACATTATGTTGCTGATCACTACCAAAAAAGGCGAAAACAGATATGATGAAAATTACGGAAACGATGTTTGGAACCTGGAATTCGATAATGGAGTTACCAGTGCTGTTTGGGAAAATGTTTTCATTAAGAGCCTGAAAAGGCAGATACAGGACTACGAACCCAGAATCGTACAGCCGCAAATTGAAGCTCATATTCAGTTTGTGGAGCATAATTACGATACAAAAGAGCACACAGAAATCAAGAAAAAAGTAAAAATAGCCATTAATGCGAAAATGGAAATGACAGGAGAACGGTTCAGTTTTTCCACAGAATTATTTTTGAGCCCAATGTCTATTGATTAA